The Beijerinckiaceae bacterium RH AL1 genome has a segment encoding these proteins:
- a CDS encoding protein of unknown function (ID:RHAL1_00886;~source:Prodigal:2.6): MIQILEALTGAFRAAGWHEDRRIAVSPDVPAGHPAATILATLRGLTVGPCGEGETCAASDIAFGTIRGCIALGGNAQSRSPTSS, from the coding sequence ACAGGCGCTTTTCGCGCCGCCGGCTGGCACGAGGACCGCCGCATCGCCGTCAGTCCCGACGTCCCCGCCGGGCATCCCGCCGCGACGATCCTGGCGACGTTGAGAGGTCTCACCGTCGGACCCTGCGGCGAGGGCGAGACCTGCGCGGCCAGCGACATCGCCTTCGGGACGATCCGCGGGTGTATCGCGCTTGGAGGTAACGCTCAGTCGAGATCGCCGACGAGCTCGTAG
- a CDS encoding hypothetical protein (ID:RHAL1_00887;~conserved protein of unknown function;~source:Prodigal:2.6), whose protein sequence is MISQATFEIPHAVAPSEEVFAIGDIHGGAGLLAALLEHARAQPRQAARRTLVQLGDLVDRGPRSLATLDLMAEAQRLAGADRSIGLMGNHEQMLVFALSGIGVRQAEIYELWIGNGGEAVLRECFGTRWRQRPTALREMLGPRLDLLRGLRSHWQSGDVLFVHAGLAPDVPPATFLAKAWDEGFATASEDEHWCWIRAPFLRAASHHGLFVCHGHSPHDGLAVPPAAAIARHRLNLDIGSTRTGMARMARFVGGTVTLYELVGDLD, encoded by the coding sequence GTGATCTCGCAGGCGACGTTCGAGATCCCGCATGCCGTGGCGCCCAGCGAGGAGGTCTTCGCGATCGGCGACATCCACGGCGGCGCGGGTCTGCTGGCGGCCCTGCTCGAGCATGCCCGCGCCCAGCCGCGACAGGCGGCGCGGCGGACGCTCGTCCAGCTCGGCGACCTCGTCGACCGCGGGCCGCGCTCGCTCGCCACGCTCGACCTGATGGCCGAGGCGCAGCGCCTCGCGGGGGCCGACAGGTCGATCGGCTTGATGGGCAATCACGAGCAGATGCTCGTCTTCGCGCTCTCCGGCATAGGCGTCCGGCAGGCGGAGATCTACGAGCTGTGGATCGGCAACGGCGGCGAGGCGGTGCTGCGCGAGTGCTTCGGCACCAGGTGGCGGCAGCGACCCACGGCGCTGCGCGAGATGCTCGGGCCGCGGCTCGACCTGCTGCGCGGCCTGCGCTCGCACTGGCAGAGCGGCGATGTCCTCTTTGTGCACGCGGGGCTCGCGCCCGACGTGCCGCCGGCGACGTTCCTCGCCAAGGCCTGGGACGAGGGCTTCGCCACGGCGAGCGAGGACGAGCACTGGTGCTGGATCCGCGCCCCGTTCCTGCGGGCGGCGAGCCACCATGGGCTGTTCGTCTGCCACGGACACTCGCCGCACGACGGCCTCGCGGTGCCGCCGGCGGCCGCGATCGCTCGCCACCGGCTCAATCTCGACATCGGCTCGACGCGCACCGGCATGGCCCGCATGGCGCGATTCGTCGGCGGGACGGTGACCCTCTACGAGCTCGTCGGCGATCTCGACTGA
- the dnaN gene encoding Beta sliding clamp (ID:RHAL1_00888;~source:Prodigal:2.6) encodes MKVTLERATLLKSLGHVHRVVERRNTIPILSNVLLRADGQSLTLKATDLDLEVTEIVAAEVGTKGATTLPAHILHDIVRKFPDGAQVSLETAGDAGQLTLRSGRSRFNLQALPEADFPDLTAGEMSHAFSIPALELRKLIDKTQFAISNEETRYYLNGIYIHTIDVEGASMLRAVATDGHRLARVEMPAPSGAAGMPGIIVPRKTVAEVQRLAEAGAEEVKVEVSTAKIRFTFGDVVLTSKLIDGTFPDYLRVIPNGNDKRLVVDRAPFAAAVDRVSTISSERGRAVKLAVADGKLTLSVTNPDSGSAVEELEVDYEAAPIDIGFNARYLLDITSQIDSDQALFKMADPGSPTLVLEKEGSPALYVLMPMRV; translated from the coding sequence ATGAAAGTCACCCTTGAGAGAGCCACGCTGCTCAAGTCGCTCGGTCACGTGCATCGCGTCGTCGAGCGGCGCAACACGATCCCGATCCTCTCGAACGTGCTGCTGCGTGCCGACGGCCAGTCGCTGACGCTGAAGGCGACCGACCTCGATCTCGAGGTGACCGAGATCGTCGCTGCCGAGGTCGGCACCAAGGGCGCGACCACGCTGCCCGCCCACATCCTGCACGACATCGTGCGCAAGTTTCCCGACGGCGCGCAGGTCTCGCTCGAGACGGCGGGCGACGCAGGACAGCTGACGCTGCGCTCCGGCCGCTCGCGCTTCAACCTGCAGGCGCTGCCCGAGGCCGACTTCCCCGACCTCACGGCGGGCGAGATGAGCCACGCCTTCTCGATCCCGGCGCTCGAGCTGCGCAAGCTGATCGACAAGACGCAGTTCGCGATCTCCAACGAGGAGACGCGCTACTATCTCAACGGCATCTACATCCACACGATCGACGTCGAGGGCGCATCCATGCTGCGCGCCGTGGCGACCGACGGCCACCGCCTCGCGCGCGTCGAGATGCCGGCGCCCTCGGGCGCCGCCGGCATGCCCGGCATCATCGTGCCGCGCAAGACGGTCGCCGAGGTGCAGCGCCTCGCCGAGGCCGGCGCCGAGGAGGTGAAGGTCGAGGTCTCGACGGCGAAGATCCGCTTCACCTTCGGCGACGTGGTTTTGACCTCGAAGCTGATCGACGGCACGTTTCCCGACTATCTGCGCGTCATTCCGAACGGCAACGACAAGCGCCTCGTCGTCGACCGCGCGCCGTTTGCCGCCGCCGTCGACCGCGTCTCGACGATCTCGTCGGAGCGCGGCCGCGCGGTGAAGCTCGCCGTCGCCGACGGCAAGCTCACGCTCTCGGTGACGAACCCCGATTCCGGGTCGGCCGTCGAGGAGCTCGAGGTCGACTACGAGGCGGCGCCGATCGATATCGGCTTCAACGCCCGCTACCTCCTCGACATCACGTCGCAGATCGATTCGGACCAGGCGCTGTTCAAGATGGCCGATCCCGGCTCGCCGACGCTGGTGCTCGAGAAAGAGGGCTCGCCCGCCCTCTACGTGCTCATGCCGATGCGGGTGTAG
- a CDS encoding Resolvase (ID:RHAL1_00889;~source:Prodigal:2.6), whose protein sequence is MRIAYYRVRSDDPSIEAQRDAMGGDFDREYRDEGVSDGIVAARRPGFARLLDDVRNGDSVHVFAIDRLGRDTIDVRSTVRRLVMAGVTVEVHGIGPIAGATAAPVLGTLAQLAALEHRRIARRAAAAREAARTALTPAGASRKASLGRPMATDAATVLAWRSETGASIPETARHFGLKVTTVKRYGRLMADAVELAGLG, encoded by the coding sequence ATGAGGATCGCCTACTATCGTGTGAGATCGGACGACCCTTCGATCGAGGCGCAGCGCGACGCCATGGGCGGCGACTTCGACCGCGAATACCGGGACGAGGGCGTCTCCGACGGGATCGTCGCCGCCAGGCGCCCCGGCTTCGCCAGGCTCTTGGACGACGTGAGGAACGGCGACTCGGTGCATGTCTTCGCGATCGACCGGCTCGGGCGCGACACCATCGACGTGCGCTCCACGGTAAGGCGCCTCGTGATGGCCGGCGTGACGGTCGAGGTGCACGGCATCGGGCCGATCGCCGGCGCGACGGCCGCACCGGTGCTCGGCACGCTGGCGCAGCTCGCCGCACTCGAGCACCGGCGGATCGCCCGGCGCGCCGCCGCGGCGCGCGAGGCCGCTCGCACCGCGCTGACCCCGGCGGGCGCGTCGCGCAAGGCCAGCCTCGGCCGCCCGATGGCGACGGATGCGGCGACGGTGCTCGCCTGGCGCTCGGAGACCGGCGCCAGCATTCCCGAAACCGCTCGCCATTTCGGCCTGAAGGTCACGACCGTGAAGCGCTACGGGCGCCTGATGGCGGACGCCGTGGAGCTCGCCGGGCTCGGCTAG
- a CDS encoding CDP-diacylglycerol pyrophosphatase (ID:RHAL1_00890;~source:Prodigal:2.6) produces the protein MLRTTLALLVGVFLFLPKLGQDVQRSVLWHVVQACVANHDLTGLAFPCLQVDATGGPDRGYAVLRAPFVKSHTIVTPIVQTVGIEAPRLRGPEAPNYFADAWTARHFATRGLKRLPDRADFALAVNSRAGRSQDQLHIHVDCIRPKVREALARDATDIGSGRWTSVKPLPASPRYWAKGVQSDALAGINLFDLVADGLHVAPADMDQITIVVVGSDDIAGKPGFVVLARKRLTHVFDEAHGEALMDHSCPAFR, from the coding sequence TCTTCTCGTCGGCGTCTTCCTGTTCCTGCCGAAGCTCGGCCAGGACGTGCAGCGCAGCGTGCTCTGGCACGTCGTCCAGGCCTGCGTCGCCAACCACGACCTCACCGGCCTCGCCTTCCCCTGCCTGCAGGTGGACGCGACCGGCGGCCCGGACCGCGGCTACGCCGTGCTGCGCGCCCCCTTCGTCAAGTCCCACACCATCGTCACGCCGATCGTGCAGACCGTCGGCATCGAGGCGCCGCGCCTGCGCGGCCCCGAGGCGCCCAACTATTTCGCAGATGCGTGGACCGCGCGGCACTTCGCGACGCGCGGCCTGAAGCGGTTGCCCGACCGCGCCGACTTCGCGCTCGCCGTCAACTCGCGTGCCGGCCGCAGCCAGGACCAGTTGCACATCCACGTCGACTGCATCCGCCCCAAGGTCCGCGAGGCGCTGGCGAGGGACGCGACCGACATCGGCTCCGGCCGCTGGACGAGCGTGAAGCCGCTGCCCGCGTCCCCGCGCTACTGGGCGAAGGGCGTGCAGAGCGACGCGCTCGCCGGCATCAACCTCTTCGACCTCGTTGCCGACGGCCTGCACGTCGCGCCCGCCGACATGGACCAGATCACCATCGTCGTCGTCGGCTCGGACGACATCGCCGGCAAGCCGGGCTTCGTCGTGCTCGCGCGCAAGCGCCTCACCCACGTCTTCGACGAAGCGCACGGCGAGGCCCTGATGGACCACTCGTGCCCGGCGTTCAGGTAG